A genomic region of Anopheles coustani chromosome 3, idAnoCousDA_361_x.2, whole genome shotgun sequence contains the following coding sequences:
- the LOC131263388 gene encoding sodium-independent sulfate anion transporter-like, translated as MKLSVVIAFVLIIASISTAQDTGVVPQTKCSLHTANVISSIQCKEYCVINGKAGGYCNVEGLCTCRAENTHFLIRTIVDLLNKKSNRNSEDASGFSPERILSNDYRESVPAAAGRWLRQRARTVCSYSMVKRRIPVLLWLPNYQWSFLPFDIIAGITVTLTAIPQSIAYGILSNLGPQYGIYSNVMGCLAYAVFGSVKDVTIAPTSLTAIMVQVIVQELHYGTALLTFLAALITISFGLLNLGILVRFISIPVIMGFTTAACFTIGSAQVRSLLGIKTQGKRADFVTSWNNVFTHLNEVRLPDALLGCCSIVLLVVMKLSKDLGEGRSRTFFKYFALLRNALIVVIGVTLAYCLTTDIDNPTFLLTGHVQAGLPAFQVPPFSYTNDNGTVYGFGDMLAVMRTSIITIPLVTTLEIVSVGKAFSKGKSIDATQEMFALGMSNLLVSFCSPLPVAGSFTRSALNNSSGVRTTLSCAITAVMLMLSLALLTDVLYYIPKATLAAIVISAMAYMIDWEEICNIWRTKKLDMVPFLVTALACLFYELDYGILVGIGINCGFLLYLMSTPRLTVELMEISNLRVLLVNIDQSLAFSAVDRLRGWILKQIERHDGVELVVIDGLNVHFIDMTVAKSFVEMEHDLQMRQVRLLLWRFEPEIACTLLRMREELFFPILRTDLGLQDAVSRWKHIHYLQTDVVQ; from the exons atgaagttGTCTGTAGTTATTGCGTTTGTACTGATTATTGCCAGCATATCGACGGCGCAGGATACAGGAGTAGTACCTCAAACCAAGTGTTCGCTACACACAGCGAATGTGATATCGTCAATCCAATGTAAAGAGTACTGTGTCATCAATGGCAAGGCTGGCGGATACTGTAACGTGGAAGGACTGTGCACCTGCCGAGCGGAAAACACTCACTTTTTGATTCGAACGATTGTTGATTTGCTGAATAAAAAATCTAA TCGGAACAGCGAGGATGCGTCGGGGTTCTCGCCAG AGCGGATTCTTAGTAACGATTACCGCGAATCTGTTCCGGCAGCCGCGGGGCGATGGCTTCGACAGCGGGCCAGGACGGTGTGCAGCTACTCGATGGTGAAGCGACGCATCCCAGTGCTTCTGTGGTTACCTAACTATCAGTGGTCTTTCTTACCGTTCGATATAATCGCCGGGATCACCGTCACCTTGACCGCAATACCGCAAAGTATCGCCTATGGTATTCTTTCCAACCTGGGCCCACAATATGGTATCTATTCGAATGTAATGGGATGTCTCGCGTATGCAGTATTTGGAAGTGTAAAAGACGTCACCATTGCTCCAACATCGCTTACCGCTATCATGGTGCAAGTCATAGTCCAAGAATTACACTATGGCACTGCTTTATTAACATTCCTTGCTGCCTTGATCACTATCTCGTTCGGCTTACTGAATCTAGGCATTCTCGTACGATTTATCTCGATTCCTGTGATAATGGGCTTCACAACAGCAGCCTGCTTCACTATTGGCAGCGCACAAGTACGGTCTCTGTTGGGAATCAAAACGCAGGGCAAACGCGCCGATTTCGTCACATCATGGAACAATGTTTTCACCCATCTTAATGAGGTTCGGTTACCCGATGCCTTGCTTGGCTGCTGTTCAATTGTTCTACTCGTTGTAATGAAG CTATCGAAAGACTTGGGTGAAGGTAGATCGCGAACTTTCTTCAAATATTTTGCCTTATTGCGCAATGCACTAATCGTGGTTATAGGAGTAACTTTGGCGTACTGCCTGACTACAGATATTGATAACCCTACGTTTCTTCTCACGGGACACGTCCAAGCAGGGCTTCCCGCATTTCAAGTACCGCCCTTTTCATATACAAACGACAATGGTACCGTGTATGGATTTGGCGATATGTTGGCGGTAATGCGCACATCTATCATAACGATCCCCTTGGTGACCACTCTGGAAATCGTATCCGTGGGAAAAGCATTTTCCAAGGGAAAAAGTATTGATGCGACTCAAGAAATGTTTGCCTTGGGCATGTCGAATTTACTTGTGTCCTTCTGTTCACCGTTACCCGTTGCCGGATCGTTCACTAGATCGGCCCTCAATAATAGCAGCGGTGTCCGTACGACTCTAAGCTGTGCGATAACTGCAGTCATGTTAATGCTTTCACTAGCATTGCTAACCGACGTGCTATATTATATTCCGAAGGCAACACTGGCCGCGATCGTTATTTCGGCAATGGCGTATATGATTGACTGGGAAGAAATATGCAACATTTGGCGAACGAAAAAACTGGACATGGTACCGTTTTTGGTAACTGCGTTAGCATGCTTATTCTACGAACTGGACTACGGTATTCTGGTGGGCATCGGAATAAATTGCGGCTTCTTGCTGTATCTGATGTCCACCCCTCGGCTTACGGTAGAGCTTATGGAAATTTCAAATCTTCGTGTACTGCTTGTCAACATCGATCAATCACTAGCATTTTCCGCAGTCGACCGTTTACGTGGTTGGATTTTGAAGCAGATTGAACGGCACGACGGTGTGGAGCTCGTAGTTATCGATGGATTGAACGTGCACTTCATCGATATGACCGTGGCCAAAAGTTTTGTAGAGATGGAGCACGATTTGCAAATGCGTCAAGTTCGTCTATTACTGTGGCGATTTGAACCTGAAATTGCCTGCACATTACTTCGAATGCGAGAGGAATTGTTTTTTCCGATACTACGAACTGATTTAGGACTACAGGATGCTGTTTCCAGGTGGAAACATATTCACTATCTACAAACAGACGTTGTCcaataa
- the LOC131260818 gene encoding zinc finger protein 384-like, which translates to MEQTSQPKSGPESELREDVPNDNPETYCRLCFSETNVHPLFPQNGSLIRELTEKIRNCAGIQISVRDDYPAGLCFACLSILDEIHQFQQRSKHCDEIIRTKRGLLEQITVKVEMTEEDGVHFVPPGGGSCGPLGDDYTNDDCLTESSIIAEAITSLNGIGELMGAFHSSSIPATAALLVKSEGEARGVSKEHRCMVCSKLFPDREAWMVHLGDHAEERPYQCMKCLAQFREKRSLARHLKAVHEEVRDRQCPYCPKSFKYSHHLRYHIRTHTGEKPYMCEICSDCFSQHIQWKRHMAKHQQIRKPQRIAPPIPTPRSLPPEEPKTIKCEFCPRVFSRLQDYRRHQPSHNAHNLNLSSLQNQAQLHHLQQQQDQQLQQPQQQQQQQQQQHQQQQLHQQQQIHHQQHQQILQQQQQQQQQQQQESQQEQHHDNLHQHENLPQHHLVQHVHHDSIIKEQVSQLPHHEILVHHE; encoded by the exons ATGGAACAGACATCTCAACCCAAAAGTGGTCCTGAATCAGAACTTCGGGAAGATGT ACCCAACGATAATCCGGAAACGTACTGCCGATTATGCTTCTCTGAAACGAACGTACATCCTCTGTTCCCACAGAATGGAAGCCTCATCCGGGAACTGACGGAAAAGATAAGAAACTGTGCTGGTATACAGATTAGCGTACGGGACGACTATCCGGCTGGGCTCTGTTTTGCTTGCTTGTCCATACTAGACGAAATCCACCAATTTCAGCAACGGAGTAAACACTGCGATGAAATAATAAGAACTAAGCGAGGTTTACTAGAACAAATAACGGTGAAAGTAGAAATGACCGAGGAGGACGGTGTACACTTTGTGCCTCCTGGTGGAGGGTCGTGTGGACCGCTGGGTGATGATTACACGAACGATGATTGTCTAACTGAGAGCAGTATTATTGCAGAGGCTATAACGAGTTTAAATGGAATCGGCGAATTGATGGGTGCGTTTCACAGTAGCTCTATTCCGGCCACTGCAGCACTGTTGGTGAAAAGCGAAGGTGAAGCTAGAGGTGTTAGCAAAGAACATCGCTGTATGGTGTGCAGTAAGCTGTTTCCCGATAGGGAGGCTTGGATGGTACACTTAGGTGACCACGCGGAAGAACGCCCCTACCAGTGCATGAAGTGCTTAGCACAGTTTCGCGAGAAGCGATCGCTGGCGAGGCACCTGAAAGCGGTCCACGAAGAGGTTCGCGATCGACAGTGTCCATACTGCCCCAAGTCGTTCAAATATAGCCATCATCTACGATATCACATACGAACGCACACGGGTGAAAAGCCGTATATGTGCGAAATTTGTAGCGATTGCTTTTCGCAGCATATACAATGGAAGCGACATATGGCGAAGCATCAGCAGATTCGAAAGCCGCAACGTATCGCACCACCTATCCCCACGCCTCGCAGTCTCCCACCTGAAGAACCAAAAACGATAAAGTGTGAATTCTGCCCTCGCGTATTTTCCCGCCTTCAAGACTATCGCCGGCATCAGCCAAGCCATAATGCACACAATCTAAACCTTAGTTCATTGCAGAATCAAGCACAACTACACCAtcttcagcaacagcaggatCAGCAACtgcaacaaccacaacaacaacaacaacaacaacaacaacaacatcaacaacaacagctacaccaacagcaacagatacatcatcaacagcatcagcaaatacttcaacaacaacagcagcagcagcagcaacaacaacaagaatcGCAACAAGAACAGCATCATGATAATTTGCATCAACATGAAAACTTACCGCAACACCATTTAGTACAGCACGTACATCATGATAGTATCATTAAGGAGCAAGTATCCCAACTCCCACACCACGAAATACTGGTACATCATGAGTAG
- the LOC131260547 gene encoding sodium-independent sulfate anion transporter-like, translated as MDMENGVFNGSTRRESFDHREDFPNIGSLIVRRFRGIWTKDTLYRRLPVLQWAPSYGPKSFISDLIAGITVGLTSIPQSIAYATVANLEPQYGLYSNFMGSFVYAFLGSVKEITVAPTAVMALMVQQPVQDLGPAGAILSSFLSGCIMLLLGCLNFGFVVQFISMPVITGFITAAAITIISSQLKSLMGISSSGKSSEFVDTWINLYENIGETRLWDSLLGFTSLSILILLTLIKGRGSGRWKTFTKYLCLLRNATIVLSGGVIAYICSTKEKYPFKLTGKVASGLPSFQLPPFQTDIEEKHYDFIDMIRTLGTSVISIPLISILEIVSIGKAFSRGKLIDATQEMLSLGCCNVAGSFVSSIPTTASFARSAINSSSGVVTPFGGVFTGILVLLALGLLTDYFYYIPKTTLAAVIIAAMMFIIEYRAVAEMWRTKRIDIVPFLVTVVACLFLGLEIGIVVGIAVNLCFPLYLASRPRINHRLMNVNDTTVLIVRPDSDLAFSSAEYFREKILKLVTRTLPHIILIDGEWVKFVDSTVVRNLSSTISDLRQQGRHVLLWRWDKNIRNAMYRFKKHKFMPLFRNDECAEDAINTWKQGAVNESFVNSV; from the exons ATGGATatggaaaatggtgtttttAACGGCTCTACTCGACGCG AAAGCTTCGATCATCGGGAAGACTTTCCTAATATAGGAAGTCTCATAGTGCGTCGTTTCAGAGGCATATGGACGAAGGATACCTTATATCGCCGCTTGCCCGTCTTGCAGTGGGCTCCCAGTTATGGACCTAAAAGTTTTATATCGGATTTGATTGCCGGCATCACAGTAGGTCTCACATCTATCCCCCAGAGCATAGCATATGCCACGGTGGCCAATCTTGAACCTCAGTATGGCCTATATTCCAATTTCATGGGATCGTTCGTGTACGCGTTTCTTGGATCGGTTAAAGAAATCACGGTTGCCCCCACGGCCGTCATGGCACTCATGGTACAACAACCAGTGCAGGATCTTGGGCCAGCCGGTGCCATTTTGTCATCATTCTTGTCTGGCTGCATTATGCTACTACTGGGGTGTCTTAATTTTGGATTCGTAGTACAGTTTATATCGATGCCGGTGATTACGGGTTTTATTACTGCTGCCGCAATAACAATCATCAGCAGCCAGTTGAAATCGCTAATGGGAATTTCCTCCTCCGGGAAATCATCTGAGTTTGTCGATACGTGGATCAACTTGTATGAAAACATAGGAGAAACACGACTCTGGGATTCCTTACTGGGATTTACATCACTCTCGATACTGATCTTGTTGACG CTCATTAAAGGCCGCGGTAGTGgaagatggaaaacttttaccaAATATCTATGTCTGCTGCGGAATGCCACCATTGTTCTGAGCGGTGGAGTTATAGCCTACATATGCAGCACCAAGGAAAAATATCCTTTCAAACTGACCGGCAAAGTGGCTTCTGGATTGCCATCATTTCAATTGCCACCATTCCAAACGGATATCGAGGAAAAACATTACGATTTTATAGATATGATTCGCACACTTGGAACATCCGTCATATCTATTCCGCTAATTTCAATACTGGAAATTGTATCAATCGGCAAAGCATTTTCACGTGGAAAGTTGATAGATGCAACGCAGGAAATGCTCTCTCTTGGATGTTGCAATGTAGcgggttcgttcgtttcctcCATACCAACAACTGCTTCGTTCGCTCGGTCGGCGATCAATAGTAGCAGCGGTGTCGTAACTCCGTTCGGAGGGGTTTTTACTGGTATTCTGGTTCTACTCGCCCTCGGTCTATTAACAGATTACTTTTACTACATTCCTAAAACCACCTTGGCAGCGGTAATAATTGCTGCGATGATGTTTATCATAGAGTATAGAGCCGTTGCTGAAATGTGGCGTACGAAGCGCATCGACATCGTTCCCTTTCTTGTAACCGTTGTGGCTTGCCTGTTCTTAGGACTCGAAATAGGAATAGTGGTCGGTATAGCAGTGAATCTGTGCTTCCCATTGTACTTAGCATCACGCCCTAGGATTAATCATCGTCTTATGAAC GTCAACGATACAACAGTGTTGATTGTTCGTCCCGATAGTGATCTTGCGTTCTCATCGGCGGAGTATTTCCGAGAGAAAATACTAAAATTAGTTACACGTACTCTACCCCATATTATACTCATTGATGGTGAGTGGGTCAAATTTGTGGATAGTACGGTCGTGAGGAATCTATCAAGTACTATCAGCGATCTGCGGCAACAAGGACGACATGTTCTGCTTTGGCGATGGGATAAAAATATTCGTAACGCCATGTATCGCTTTAAAAAGCACAAATTTATGCCACTTTTCAGAAATGACGAGTGTGCCGAAGACGCGATCAACACCTGGAAGCAAGGTGCTGTTAACGAATCCTTTGTAAATAGCGTATGA
- the LOC131260573 gene encoding sodium-independent sulfate anion transporter-like, with amino-acid sequence MTISELIERKQRQINGDLEEEDDCREKFPSVGPMLATKLGGFCNKKLLLKRMPILHWLPTYEANYLIEDIVAGLSVGLTVIPQGIAFAVMANLEPQYGLYSAFMGCFVYCLFGSCKDLTIGPTAIMALMVQVYVGGLGVDFAVLLTFLVGCIILILGLLNLGFLVQFISMPVTAGFTSAAAITIASGQVKSLLGLPGRSNEFIESWLNVYRHFGETKLWDALLGISTIIILVLLRSVRGKWSMVGKYLALSRNAIVVIGGAALAYFFAASGSNPFSLTGTVTPGLPPVKLPPFSTVLNNQTVPFPEMSSKLGSSIVALPLIAILETIAIVKAFSKGKSIDATQELIALGLCNIFSSFVSSMPITGSFTRTAVNNNSGVRTPLGGVATGVLVLMSLGLLTDTFYFIPKSVLAGVMIAAMFFMVEFHAAAEIWRTKKVDIIPFVVTISACLLLGLEYGMLIGIGLNICFVLYMTSRPGIDQALFRTACGIEAMVVKPDQSLIYSSIEYLKHKIVKMTDKTQVSVVIIDGSNVSYVDSTAAKILASTVDELVLRKCSVLFWNWNRSVKCTLLRLNKPLFYPLFKYGGLEHLGNEVCKDALP; translated from the exons ATGACGATATCAGAGCTGATAGAACGAAAACAGAGGCAAATTAACG GTGACCTTGAAGAAGAGGATGATTGCAGAGAAAAGTTCCCCTCGGTGGGACCAATGTTGGCGACAAAATTGGGTGGTTTTTGTAACAAAAAGCTACTACTGAAGCGGATGCCCATTCTCCATTGGCTGCCGACTTATGAGGCGAACTATCTGATCGAAGACATCGTGGCCGGATTATCGGTGGGACTTACCGTCATTCCTCAGGGAATAGCATTTGCGGTGATGGCCAATCTGGAGCCGCAGTATGGATTGTATTCTGCGTTCATGGGATGCTTTGTCTACTGCCTGTTTGGAAGCTGTAAGGATCTTACCATTGGACCGACGGCAATTATGGCACTGATGGTGCAGGTATACGTGGGTGGTCTCGGCGTGgattttgctgttttgctgACGTTTTTGGTGGGTTGTATTATTTTGATTCTCGGACTCCTCAATCTAG GatttttggtgcaatttaTATCAATGCCAGTTACAGCTGGATTTACATCTGCCGCAGCAATCACAATTGCGAGTGGACAGGTTAAATCTTTGCTTGGATTACCAGGAAGATCAAACGAATTTATCGAATCATGGCTTAATGTCTATCGACATTTCGGCGAAACAAAACTGTGGGATGCACTTTTGGGTATTTCTACGATCATTATCCTTGTGTTACTTCGTAGCGTCCGTGGCAAATGGTCGATGGTTGGAAAGTATCTTGCGTTATCAAGAAATGCGATCGTCGTTATTGGAGGTGCTGCGCTGGCGTACTTTTTTGCAGCATCCGGGAGCAATCCATTCTCGTTGACAG GAACCGTCACACCCGGACTTCCACCAGTGAAACTGCCACCGTTCAGCACGGTACTTAACAATCAAACGGTACCATTTCCGGAAATGTCCTCTAAGCTTGGCTCTTCGATCGTAGCACTACCGTTAATAGCAATCCTCGAGACGATCGCGATCGTAAAGGCATTctcgaaaggaaaatcaatcgATGCCACCCAGGAACTCATTGCTCTGGGTTTGTGTAACATTTTCAGTTCCTTTGTATCGTCCATGCCCATCACTGGATCCTTCACACGAACTGCTGTTAACAACAACAGTGGCGTTCGAACGCCGTTAGGTGGCGTAGCGACCGGAGTGCTCGTTTTAATGTCTCTAGGCTTGTTAACGGATACTTTCTATTTCATACCGAAGTCTGTACTGGCTGGTGTGATGATTGCCGCCATGTTCTTTATGGTGGAGTTTCACGCTGCTGCGGAAATTTGGCGCACCAAGAAGGTTGACATTATTCCGTTTGTAGTGACGATAAGTGCATGCCTGCTGCTTGGTCTAGAGTATGGTATGCTCATAGGCATTGGGTTAAATATTTGCTTTGTACTATACATGACGTCACGTCCGGGCATTGATCAGGCACTGTTCCGAACGGCTTGTGGCATTGAGGCCATGGTCGTGAAACCGGACCAAAGTCTTATCTATTCCTCCATCGAATACTTAAAGCATAAAATAGTGAAAATGACGGATAAGACTCAAGTGTCGGTTGTGATAATCGACGGCAGCAATGTAAGCTACGTTGATTCTACGGCCGCTAAAATCCTTGCCAGCACCGTTGATGAGCTGGTGCTCCGCAAGTGTTCAGTATTATTTTGGAACTGGAACAGATCGGTCAAGTGCACATTGTTGCGATTAAATAAACCTTTATTTTACCCTTTGTTTAAGTATGGTGGCTTGGAGCATTTAGGAAACGAAGTTTGCAAAGACGCTTTACCTTAA
- the LOC131263398 gene encoding sodium-independent sulfate anion transporter-like — protein sequence MPNVSDKAIDDDIKESFPPVGQWVAKSCRSICTRKHLLKRLPILHWLPSYNLKFLAEDIVAGISVGLTVIPQGIAYAVVANLDPQYGLYSAFMGCFVYCIFGSCKDVTIGPTAIMSLMVQVHVANSGIDFAILSAFLTGCVILVLGVLNLGFLVQFISLPVTAGFTSAAAITIASGQVKSLFGLPGKSNEFLEAWMNVFENLHEIRLWDTVLGATTIVVLLVLMQMKNMSGESCWASVGKYVALARNAIVVILATLLAYLLSEAGYSEPFLLTGNVTAGLPPLQPPPFTTILDGRTYSFSEMIGEMGSSLITLPLIGILESIAIAKAFSKGKPIDATQEMIALGLSNIAGSFVSSMPVTGSFTRSAVNNNSGVRTPFGGIATGILVLFALGLLTKTFYYIPKATLAGVIIAAMFFMVEIHTAVEIWRTKRIDIIPMVATLIACLLLGLEIGILFGVGTNVCFILYQTSRPMLLPQQCTIDGKTILVAQPDQRIVFSSAEYLKHHILKHSNKAGAQIVILDGSHIASIDTTAAKVLVCMTKDLQLQNRTILYWKCNRATRFTLLRMDKTLFQPLFTAADNLEQMFKETGSSKTNKEQNK from the exons ATGCCGAACGTTTCTGACAAAGCAATAG ATGACGATATTAAAGAATCCTTTCCCCCGGTCGGACAATGGGTAGCAAAATCCTGTCGAAGTATTTGCACTCGAAAGCATTTATTGAAACGTCTCCCAATACTGCATTGGCTACCATCTTATAATCTGAAATTCCTAGCCGAGGACATCGTTGCTGGAATTTCCGTCGGGCTAACTGTGATACCACAGGGGATAGCTTATGCGGTCGTTGCGAATCTAGATCCCCAATATGGATTGTATTCAGCGTTTATGGGATGCTTCGTGTACTGCATTTTCGGAAGCTGTAAAGATGTGACCATCGGGCCGACAGCCATTATGTCTCTGATGGTGCAAGTGCATGTAGCAAACTCGGGAATAGACTTTGCGATATTGTCAGCGTTTCTTACCGGATGCGTGATTTTAGTGCTCGGGGTGCTCAATCTTGGCTTTCTAGTGCAATTCATTTCACTCCCAGTGACGGCAGGATTTACGTCGGCAGCCGCGATAACGATAGCTAGTGGTCAAGTGAAATCCCTCTTCGGTTTGCCGGgcaaatcaaacgagtttctTGAAGCGTGGATGAATGTGTTCGAAAATTTGCACGAAATTAGGCTATGGGACACTGTGCTTGGTGCTACAACGATCGTGGTGTTGCTGGTTCtaatgcaaatgaaaaatatgtctGGTGAAAGCTGTTGGGCGTCGGTTGGAAAATATGTTGCACTTGCACGAAACGCCATCGTTGTTATTCTGGCAACGCTTTTGGCGTATCTACTGAGTGAAGCTGGATATTCAGAACCATTTCTCCTAACAGGAAATGTTACTGCTGGACTGCCTCCCCTGCAGCCACCCCCTTTCACGACGATACTGGACGGTCGGACATACAGTTTCTCGGAAATGATAGGTGAAATGGGATCATCCCTTATCACTCTACCCTTGATCGGAATTTTAGAATCCATCGCCATTGCAAAAGCCTTTTCGAAAGGAAAGCCAATAGATGCAACCCAGGAAATGATCGCTCTTGGTTTGTCAAACATTGCCGGATCGTTTGTGTCGTCGATGCCCGTCACAGGATCTTTCACGCGCTCAGCGGTTAACAATAACAGTGGGGTCCGCACGCCGTTTGGGGGGATAGCAACGGGTATCCTGGTTCTCTTTGCTCTAGGACTACTAACCAAAACGTTCTATTACATACCGAAAGCCACTCTGGCAGGTGTGATTATAGCAGCAATGTTTTTCATGGTTGAAATTCACACAGCTGTGGAGATCTGGCGCACGAAGCGAATTGATATCATACCGATGGTTGCAACGTTGATCGCCTGCCTACTCTTGGGCCTGGAAATAGGAATACTCTTTGGCGTTGGGACCAACGTTTGTTTCATACTGTACCAAACATCTCGGCCAATGCTCCTCCCTCAGCAATGCACGATCGATGGCAAGACCATATTAGTTGCTCAACCTGATCAACGCATAGTGTTTTCTTCAGCAGAATATTTGAAACACCACATTCTTAAACATTCGAACAAAGCGGGGGCACAGATTGTCATCCTAGATGGATCGCACATCGCTTCGATCGATACGACTGCGGCCAAAGTGTTAGTTTGCATGACTAAGGATTTGCAACTACAAAATCGAACCATACTTTACTGGAAATGTAATCGAGCCACCCGCTTCACGTTGCTCAGAATGGACAAAACGTTATTTCAGCCTTTATTCACGGCCGCAGACAATCTCGAACAAATGTTTAAAGAGACAGGATCTTCAAAAACTAACAAGGAACAGAATAAGTAA